TTGCTTACCTCGGCACCAGGTATGGAGGAGATTTTGCAAGGTATAAGTCAAAAGATATGGATGTTCTAATTAACAAATTAAAAAATGGCACCAGTATCGAAGAACTAACAAAAGACCTAAAGCACTATGGTTATTATTTTGAGGCATATTCTGCAGTGCTAGGAAATTTCGTAGGACCTTGTGAAATACAAGTTAAGGATGAAAATGACCCTTCCAAAAAAGTATGGGTAAAAAAATACGGTCTCAAAGTTTTTTCTCCCATTGCAGCAGGATACGGTTACAGCCACTATGATGATTTTGGAAACTCAAGAAGTTATGGCTTCAGAAGAGTTCATCTTGGTAATGACCTTGTCGGTTCAGTAGGAACGCCTATTGTAGCTGTGGAAACCGGAAGAATTGAAGCTTTAGGCTGGAATCAGTACGGAGGATGGAGAATAGGAATTCGAAGTCTTGACAATATGAGATATTACTATTATGCTCATTTGCGAAAAGATCATCCTTATGTTAAAACTTTAAAAGAAGGAGATATTGTATATGCCGGAGATGTAATCGGCTACTTAGGCATGACCGGTTACAGCCGAAAAGAAAATGTAAATAACATTAATACACCCCATCTTCATTTTGGAATGCAGCTGGTATTTGATGAGTCTCAAAAAGAAGCCTTGGCAGAAATTTGGATTGATGTTTATAAAATCGCAAAACTGTTAAACAGAAGCCGATCTTCAGTAATTTATAATAAGGATACACAGGAAAGTGAAAGAATTTATGATATACGGTTTCACAATGTTCCCGAAAGAACCCTGCATTACAACACTGAAACTACAGCAGAACCATAAATCAAAAGCAAAAAAACAGGAGGGTACTGATCCCTCCTCAATATTTTGCTAATTATTTGCATCTTCAAGCTTCTCAATAATCTTTAACATTACTGCCGCAGTTTCGGCTCTAGTCAAATACTCTTCTGGGCAAAAATTGTTTGAGTATTTGCCTGCCATTATACCATTAATATAAGCAGTTTTGACATCTTCAATTTCTTTCTGGTTTAAACCTCCTAAATCAGAAAAAATGCTATGTATATCAAGATCCTTAAATTCTTCATTTTCGTTAAATATGTTTCTTATCAGCTTAGCTGCTTCCTTTCTGGTTAATTGGTCCATAGGATTCAGCTCACTTTCATACTCTTTCAGCAAACCCAGTTCATTTACGTGCTTGATATAACCCTCAGCCCATGTGTGAATTTCACCGGCATCTGCAAATGGCAAAGCATTTTCTTCAATTGAAATCATTTCATCACTATCATTTTCATTATCTGTGTTTTTTCCGGCAATTTGTTCTTTATTATTTTCGTTGTCTGTGTCTTTTCCGGTAAGCTGTCCTGTATCATTTTCTTCTTTGTTATCATCTGTATATTTATATTCCGGTAAGTATTCTTCTTTATCATCAATTACCTTGCTCAGAAAAACTAAAAACTCTTCTTTAGTTGCTATATTATCAGGGTTAAAGGATTCTGCCTCGTTGATTACCCCTTTATGGAAAAGTTCCATAATAATCTTTCTTGCCCAATGGAAAGATATATCATTGAATACATATCCTCCATGCTCAATATCTCCTGTTCTCAATAACCAGTTTCTTTCAATCCAGCCTTCTCTGTTTTCATCGATATATACCTTATACCAATAGTAGCCATTTTTCAAAATCGGGCCTTCGGTTATCGTGCCAAGCTGATTTTCTTTCAGCTCATAAATGTATTTTCCTGCCGGAACATCCCTAAGCTGATATTTTGACCTTACTCCGTCAGTTCTTACATAATCTCCTACCTCATACAAAACAATATTTGCGCTATTGGTATATGAAGGCGTTGGAACAACTAATGACCTGCTCGGCTTCCCTGTCTGAGGCAGGTAGGAAAAATCAATATTATTAATTTTCTGTCCGTATTCTTTTTCAGCTATATCGTAAATCAACTGCTGATATGTGTATTTTTTTGCATATGAGGACAGCATGTTAGGATTGTTGCTTTGTGCCCATCCGTTATATGCCCAAAGAGCAAAGTACCAATTTTCAAGTATATTGGGGTCCATGTTCCCTACGCATGATACACTTTGATATGAGCTCATACTCCACTTATTAAGAAGCACATCTGCTCCAGCTTCAATATTGTACATAATGTCATATTTCAGCTTATAAGAATCATAGCCTCCATTTCTGTTGCTGACCTGCATAAGGCCTATACTGCTTCCGCTTATTTTAGGACTGCCGTCACGATTAAAATGTTCGTATACGGATTCCACCCTGGCTATTGATTTCAATATTACTGAAGGCACTCCTCGTTTTAGAGCTACTTCATTAATCATTTTTTCTATTTCCTCACGTGGAGGATTGTAATTTGCAAATACAACATAGTTAAAAGCAAACACAAAGATAAATATCAACATTAAGATTTTGAGGGTTTTGGTTTTCAATATTTTCATATCTACAGCCTCCCATTCCAGATTTCAACCGTTAACTGTTGACTTGTATACGGTCAATTAAGTTTAACACTTCATTTTTTACCTTATCCAATGTTTCTGCAGATTGTTTTCTGCTTTCCCCCTTAACTGAAAAATATGCTTTTAGTTTAGGCTCTGTTCCAGATGGTCTCAGAACTAACCATGAGCCATCTTCAAATGAAAATTTCAACACATCAGATTTTGGATAATTTAATTTTT
Above is a window of Sedimentibacter sp. MB35-C1 DNA encoding:
- a CDS encoding S-layer homology domain-containing protein — encoded protein: MKILKTKTLKILMLIFIFVFAFNYVVFANYNPPREEIEKMINEVALKRGVPSVILKSIARVESVYEHFNRDGSPKISGSSIGLMQVSNRNGGYDSYKLKYDIMYNIEAGADVLLNKWSMSSYQSVSCVGNMDPNILENWYFALWAYNGWAQSNNPNMLSSYAKKYTYQQLIYDIAEKEYGQKINNIDFSYLPQTGKPSRSLVVPTPSYTNSANIVLYEVGDYVRTDGVRSKYQLRDVPAGKYIYELKENQLGTITEGPILKNGYYWYKVYIDENREGWIERNWLLRTGDIEHGGYVFNDISFHWARKIIMELFHKGVINEAESFNPDNIATKEEFLVFLSKVIDDKEEYLPEYKYTDDNKEENDTGQLTGKDTDNENNKEQIAGKNTDNENDSDEMISIEENALPFADAGEIHTWAEGYIKHVNELGLLKEYESELNPMDQLTRKEAAKLIRNIFNENEEFKDLDIHSIFSDLGGLNQKEIEDVKTAYINGIMAGKYSNNFCPEEYLTRAETAAVMLKIIEKLEDANN
- a CDS encoding M23 family metallopeptidase; this translates as MIIRLKFKVLLIFSAFILIIGLYLSFFANNANVVTADSNKDFIKWVDFRVSYNAMDKALKADIASVDEDVKLNWVELLAYLGTRYGGDFARYKSKDMDVLINKLKNGTSIEELTKDLKHYGYYFEAYSAVLGNFVGPCEIQVKDENDPSKKVWVKKYGLKVFSPIAAGYGYSHYDDFGNSRSYGFRRVHLGNDLVGSVGTPIVAVETGRIEALGWNQYGGWRIGIRSLDNMRYYYYAHLRKDHPYVKTLKEGDIVYAGDVIGYLGMTGYSRKENVNNINTPHLHFGMQLVFDESQKEALAEIWIDVYKIAKLLNRSRSSVIYNKDTQESERIYDIRFHNVPERTLHYNTETTAEP